The following proteins are encoded in a genomic region of Glycine max cultivar Williams 82 chromosome 18, Glycine_max_v4.0, whole genome shotgun sequence:
- the LOC100798106 gene encoding pentatricopeptide repeat-containing protein At3g12770 gives MASKLLSISPLATKNQKVTTPQIPRCFVLKFVKYLCFSSALHPEHFVNHDHCFNSDSFYASLIDNSTHKRHLDQIHNRLVISGLQHNGFLMTKLVNGSSNLGQICYARKLFDEFCYPDVFMWNAIIRSYSRNNMYRDTVEMYRWMRWTGVHPDGFTFPYVLKACTELLDFGLSCIIHGQIIKYGFGSDVFVQNGLVALYAKCGHIGVAKVVFDGLYHRTIVSWTSIISGYAQNGKAVEALRMFSQMRNNGVKPDWIALVSILRAYTDVDDLEQGRSIHGFVIKMGLEDEPALLISLTAFYAKCGLVTVAKSFFDQMKTTNVIMWNAMISGYAKNGHAEEAVNLFHYMISRNIKPDSVTVRSAVLASAQVGSLELAQWMDDYVSKSNYGSDIFVNTSLIDMYAKCGSVEFARRVFDRNSDKDVVMWSAMIMGYGLHGQGWEAINLYHVMKQAGVFPNDVTFIGLLTACNHSGLVKEGWELFHCMKDFEIVPRNEHYSCVVDLLGRAGYLGEACAFIMKIPIEPGVSVWGALLSACKIYRCVTLGEYAANKLFSLDPYNTGHYVQLSNLYASSCLWDCVAHVRVLMREKGLNKDLGYSVIEINGKLQAFHVGDKSHPMAKEIFDELQRLERRLKEVGFVPYTESVLHDLNYEEKEENLSFHSERIAVAYGLISTAPGTTLRITKNLRACVNCHSAIKLISKLVEREIIVRDANRFHHFKDGLCSCGDYW, from the coding sequence ATGGCTTCGAAACTCCTCAGCATATCTCCCCTTGCAACCAAAAACCAAAAGGTTACAACTCCTCAAATACCCAGATGCTTTGTCCTCAAGTTTGTCaaatatctttgtttttcatcaGCTCTTCACCCTGAACACTTTGTTAACCATGACCATTGCTTCAATTCAGACTCATTCTATGCATCTCTTATTGATAATTCTACCCACAAGAGACACCTTGATCAAATACATAACCGGTTAGTTATCTCCGGGCTGCAACATAATGGGTTTCTCATGACCAAACTGGTTAATGGGAGTTCAAATCTTGGACAAATTTGTTATGCTCGCAAGCTGTTTGATGAATTTTGTTACCCTGACGTGTTTATGTGGAATGCTATCATTAGGAGTTATTCGAGGAACAATATGTACAGGGACACCGTTGAAATGTATAGATGGATGAGATGGACAGGAGTGCATCCAGATGGATTCACTTTTCCTTATGTACTAAAAGCTTGTACTGAGTTGTTAGATTTTGGTTTGAGTTGCATAATTCATGGGCAGATAATCAAATATGGCTTTGGGTCAGATGTGTTTGTGCAGAATGGCCTTGTTGCATTGTATGCTAAATGTGGCCATATTGGTGTGGCAAAAGTGGTGTTTGATGGGTTATACCATAGAACAATTGTTTCATGGACTTCCATCATTTCTGGATATGCACAGAATGGGAAAGCTGTGGAAGCATTGAGAATGTTCAGTCAAATGAGAAATAATGGTGTGAAACCAGATTGGATTGCTCTGGTAAGCATTCTGAGGGCGTATACTGATGTAGATGACTTAGAGCAAGGGAGATCTATTCATGGCTTTGTCATCAAAATGGGTCTTGAAGATGAGCCTGCTTTGCTTATCTCTCTTACAGCTTTTTATGCTAAATGTGGGCTGGTGACAGTTGCAAAATCTTTCTTTGATCAAATGAAGACAACAAACGTGATTATGTGGAATGCAATGATATCTGGCTATGCAAAGAATGGCCATGCTGAGGAAGCAGTAAATCTATTCCATTACATGATCTCGAGAAATATTAAACCAGATTCTGTCACTGTGAGGTCTGCAGTCTTAGCTAGTGCGCAAGTTGGTTCCCTCGAATTAGCACAATGGATGGATGACTATGTTAGCAAGAGTAACTATGGAAGTGACATTTTTGTTAATACTTCTCTCATTGATATGTATGCAAAATGTGGAAGTGTGGAATTTGCTCGAAGGGTATTTGATCGTAATTCTGATAAGGATGTTGTTATGTGGAGTGCCATGATTATGGGATATGGATTGCATGGTCAAGGATGGGAAGCCATTAATCTTTACCATGTGATGAAGCAAGCAGGGGTGTTCCCAAATGATGTCACCTTTATTGGGCTTCTCACAGCATGCAATCATTCTGGCCTTGTAAAAGAGGGATGGGAGCTATTCCATTGCATGAAAGACTTTGAAATTGTGCCTCGTAATGAGCATTATTCTTGTGTTGTAGATCTCTTGGGACGAGCAGGTTATTTGGGTGAGGCTTGTGCATTTATAATGAAAATTCCCATTGAACCTGGTGTAAGTGTATGGGGGGCACTTTTAAGTGCATGCAAGATCTATCGCTGTGTAACATTGGGAGAATATGCTGCAAACAAGCTATTCTCATTGGATCCATACAATACAGGGCATTATGTACAACTCTCTAATCTCTATGCTTCCTCCTGCTTGTGGGATTGTGTTGCACATGTTCGAGTTCTAATGagggagaaaggattgaataaGGACCTTGGTTACAGTGTAATTGAAATAAATGGGAAGCTACAGGCATTTCATGTAGGGGACAAGTCACACCCAATGGCTAAGGAAATATTCGATGAGCTTCAGAGATTAGAAAGAAGGTTAAAGGAGGTTGGGTTTGTCCCATATACAGAATCTGTTTTGCATGATCTGAATTATGAAGAGAAGGAGGAGAATCTTAGTTTTCATAGTGAGAGGATAGCTGTTGCTTATGGTCTTATTAGTACTGCTCCTGGAACTACACTTAGAATAACAAAGAATCTTCGAGCATGTGTGAACTGTCATTCTGCCATAAAGCTTATATCAAAGCTTGTTGAGAGGGAAATAATTGTAAGGGATGCAAATCGGTTTCATCATTTTAAAGATGGTTTGTGTTCATGTGGAGACTATTGGTAA
- the LOC100782753 gene encoding ras-related protein RABE1c codes for MAAPPARARADYDYLIKLLLIGDSGVGKSCLLLRFSDGSFTTSFITTIGIDFKIRTIELDGKRIKLQIWDTAGQERFRTITTAYYRGAMGILLVYDVTDEASFNNIRNWIRNIEQHASDNVNKILVGNKADMDESKRAVPTSKGQALADEYGIKFFETSAKTNMNVEEVFFSIARDIKQRLADTDSKAEPQTIKINQPDQTATGGLAAQKSACCGS; via the exons ATGGCAGCACCACCTGCGAGGGCACGTGCCGATTACGATTACCTCATCAAGCTTCTTCTTATTGGCGATAGCG GTGTGGGAAAGAGTTGTCTGCTTTTGCGATTTTCTGATGGTTCCTTCACAACCAGTTTTATCACCACCATTGG CATTGATTTTAAGATAAGAACCATTGAACTTGATGGCAAACGCATTAAGTTACAAATCTGGGATACAGCTGGTCAGGAGCGATTTCGAACTATTACCACAG CTTATTACCGTGGAGCCATGGGTATCTTGCTCGTTTATGATGTTACTGATGAAGCATCTTTCAACA ATATTAGAAATTGGATTCGCAACATTGAACAACATGCTTCTGACAATGTAAACAAGATACTTGTGGGTAACAAGGCTGATATGGATGAAAGTAAAAGG GCTGTGCCTACCTCCAAAGGTCAAGCCCTTGCTGATGAGTATGGTATCAAGTTTTTCGAAACC AGTGCAAAGACAAACATGAATGTGGAGGAGGTTTTCTTTTCAATAGCAAGAGATATCAAGCAAAGGCTTGCTGACACAGATTCTAAGGCTGAA CCTCAGACTATCAAGATTAACCAACCCGACCAGACAGCTACAGGGGGTCTTGCGGCTCAAAAATCGGCTTGCTGTGGTTCATGA
- the LOC100781680 gene encoding 2-oxoglutarate dehydrogenase, mitochondrial: MAWFRAGASIAKHAIRRTLSKGGSTHLVSRARVLPSIPSSHSRSFHSSVFKEQAAPVPRAVPLSKLTDSFLDGTSSVYLEELQRAWEADPNSVDESWDNFFRNFVGQATTSPGISGQTIHESMRLLLLVRAYQVNGHMKAKLDPLNLEPREIPEDLDPALYGFTEADLDREFFLGVWRMAGFLSENRPVQTLRSILTRLEQAYCGSIGYEYMHIADRHKCNWLRDRIETPTPTQFNRERREAIFDRLAWSSLFENFLATKWTSAKRFGLEGGETLIPGMKEMFDRASDLGVESIVIGMAHRGRLNVLGNVVRKPLRQIFCEFSGGLQPEGEVGLYTGTGDVKYHLGTSYDRPTRGGKRIHLSLVANPSHLEAVNPVVVGKTRAKQYYSNDVDRTKNMGVLIHGDGSFAGQGVVYETLHLSALPNYTTGGTIHIVFNNQVAFTTDPTSGRSSQYCTDVAKALDAPIFHVNGDDVEAVVHACELAAEWRQTFHSDVVVDLVCYRRFGHNEIDEPSFTQPKMYKVIRSHPSTLEIYEKKLLESGELTQEEIDRIHKKVTSILNEEFLASKEYIPKRRDWLSAYWLGFKSPEQLSRIRNTGVKPEILKNVGKAITTIPENFTPHRAVKRIYEQRAQMIETGEDIDWGFAEALAYATLLIEGNHVRLSGQDVERGTFSHRHAVVHDQTTGEKYCPLDNVIMNQDEEMFTVSNSSLSEFGVLGFELGYSMENPNSLIIWEAQFGDFANGAHVIFDNFLASGEAKWLRQTGLVVLLPHGYDGQGPEHSSARLERFLQMADDNPHVIPEMDPTLRKQIQECNLQIVNVTTPANFFHVLRRQVHREFRKPLIVMSPKNLLRSKACRSNLSEFDDVQGHPGFDKQGTRFKRLIKDQNEHKDVEEGIRRLVLCSGKVYYELDEHRTKVDAKDVAICRVEQLCPFPYDLVQRELKRYPNAEVVWCQEEPMNMGGYTYILPRLISSMKAVNRGGYDDVKYVGRAPSAATATGFLKVHQKEQTEIAEKALQQEPIDFPF; this comes from the exons ATGGCATGGTTTAGAGCTGGAGCAAGCATAGCAAAACATGCAATTAGGAGAACTCTTTCTAAGGGTGGATCCACACACCTTGTGTCAAGGGCAAGGGTCCTTCCATCGATACCATCATCACATAGCAGAAGCTTCCACAGCTCGGTTTTCAAGGAGCAAGCTGCACCTGTTCCTCGTGCGGTTCCTCTTTCAAAGCTAACAGATAGTTTCTTAGATGGCACAAGCAGTGTGTATCTGGAGGAGCTTCAAAGGGCTTGGGAGGCTGATCCCAACAGTGTTGATGAGTCATGGGACAATTTCTTCAGGAACTTTGTGGGGCAGGCCACAACCTCACCTGGGATTTCTGGTCAGACAATTCATGAGAGCatgaggttgttgttgctgGTGAGGGCGTACCAGGTTAATGGCCACATGAAGGCGAAGTTGGATCCCTTGAATCTGGAACCAAGGGAAATCCCTGAGGATTTGGACCCTGCACTTTATGGCTTCACTGAGGCTGATCTTGATAGAGAGTTCTTCTTGGGGGTGTGGAGGATGGCTGGTTTCTTATCTGAGAACCGCCCCGTGCAAACCCTTAGATCCATTTTGACAAGGCTTGAGCAGGCCTATTGTGGAAGCATTGGATATGAGTATATGCACATTGCTGATCGTCACAAGTGTAATTGGCTTAGGGATAGGATTGAGACCCCCACCCCTACACAGTTTAATAGGGAGAGGCGCGAGGCTATCTTTGATAGGCTTGCTTGGAGTTCTTTGTTTGAGAACTTCTTGGCCACCAAGTGGACCTCTGCAAAGAGGTTTGGACTTGAGGGTGGAGAGACTCTTATTCCTGGAATGAAGGAAATGTTTGATAGGGCATCTGATCTTGGGGTTGAGAGCATAGTTATAGGAATGGCACATAGAGGGAGGCTGAATGTTTTGGGGAATGTGGTTAGGAAGCCGCTGCGGCAGATTTTCTGCGAGTTTAGTGGTGGTCTTCAGCCTGAGGGGGAAGTTGGACTCTACACTGGAACTGGAGATGTTAAGTATCACTTGGGGACGTCGTATGATCGCCCTACTCGGGGTGGCAAGAGGATTCATTTGTCTTTGGTGGCAAATCCTAGTCACTTGGAAGCTGTTAATCCAGTTGTTGTTGGGAAAACTCGTGCCAAGCAGTATTACTCAAATGATGTGGATAGAACAAAGAACATGGGTGTGCTGATTCATGGAGATGGAAGTTTTGCTGGACAGGGTGTGGTCTATGAAACCCTGCATTTAAGTGCTCTTCCAAATTACACTACTGGTGGGACGATTCACATCGTGTTTAATAATCAGGTTGCATTTACAACTGATCCAACGTCTGGCAGGTCTTCACAATATTGCACTGATGTTGCCAAGGCTTTGGATGCTCCCATCTTTCACGTGAATGGTGATGATGTTGAAGCAGTTGTTCATGCCTGTGAACTTGCTGCTGAGTGGCGCCAGACTTTCCACTCTGATGTGGTTGTCGACTTGGTGTGTTACCGTCGATTTGGCCATAATGAGATTGATGAACCATCTTTCACTCAGCCTAAAATGTACAAG GTAATCCGAAGCCATCCATCAACTCTTGAGATCTATGAGAAGAAGCTTTTGGAATCAGGGGAGTTGACACAAGAAGAAATTGATAGGATACACAAGAAGGTCACATCAATTCTAAATGAAGAATTTTTGGCTAGCAAAGAATACATTCCAAAAAGAAGAGATTGGCTTTCAGCGTATTGGCTTGGTTTCAAGTCACCTGAACAGCTTTCACGTATCCGAAACACTGG TGTGAAACCAGAGATCTTGAAAAATGTTGGAAAAGCAATCACAACCATCCCTGAAAATTTCACACCTCATAGAGCAGTGAAGAGGATATATGAACAACGGGCCCAAATGATTGAAACTGGGGAAGATATTGACTGGGGATTTGCAGAGGCGCTTGCTTATGCTACCTTGCTTATTGAAGGTAACCATGTTCGATTAAGTGGTCAGGATGTTGAAAGAGGAACTTTTAGTCACCGCCATGCTGTAGTTCACGATCAGACAACAGGAGAGAAATATTGTCCCCTGGACAATGTTATAATGAACCAAGATGAAGAGATGTTTACCGTTAGCAATAG TTCACTTTCTGAGTTTGGTGTTCTTGGATTTGAATTGGGTTACTCAATGGAAAATCCCAATTCATTGATAATTTGGGAGGCTCAGTTTGGTGATTTTGCTAATGGTGCTCATGTCATATTTGACAATTTCTTGGCTTCTGGTGAGGCTAAGTGGCTCCGTCAGACTGGTCTTGTTGTGTTACTTCCTCATGGTTATGATGGCCAGGGCCCAGAGCATTCAAGTGCAAGATTGGAACGCTTTCTTCAG ATGGCTGATGACAACCCTCATGTTATCCCTGAGATGGATCCAACTCTTCGGAAGCAGATTCAGGAGTGTAATTTGCAGATTGTGAATGTTACAACTCCTGCTAATTTTTTCCATGTTCTAAGGAGGCAG GTACATAGAGAATTCCGCAAGCCTCTCATTGTAATGTCCCCTAAGAACCTGCTTCGTAGCAAGGCTTGCAGATCAAATTTATCTGAGTTTGATGATGTCCAAGGCCACCCAGGCTTTGACAAACAGGGAACCAGATTCAAGCGCCTcataaaagatcaaaatgagCACAAAGATGTTGAGGAGGGTATTAGACGTTTAGTACTTTGCTCTGGAAAG GTTTACTATGAACTTGATGAACATCGAACAAAGGTTGATGCAAAGGATGTTGCAATATGTAGGGTGGAACAGCTTTGTCCTTTCCCTTATGACCTTGTCCAACGAGAGCTTAAACGATATCCAA ATGCCGAGGTTGTTTGGTGTCAAGAAGAGCCAATGAACATGGGTGGATACAC